A genomic window from Diospyros lotus cultivar Yz01 chromosome 2, ASM1463336v1, whole genome shotgun sequence includes:
- the LOC127794491 gene encoding uncharacterized protein LOC127794491 isoform X1 — protein sequence MPNRIAQIRLVSSHPEVYEPCDDSFALVDALLADRTHLLEHRPTLCMEVGCGSGYVITSLALMLGQEGSGAYYIATDVNPHAVRVTSETLAAHGVCADLVTADIASGLENRLAGLVDVMVVNPPYVPTPEEEVGCDGIVSAWAGGENGRTVIDKILPIADKLLSDRGWLYMVTLTANNPSEICRQMRKKGYASRIVVQRSTEEESLHVVKFWRDFDAQVEENETGTLNKKAPVGFLDSLLSQVFGLSFWRRNDGNGS from the coding sequence ATGCCCAACAGAATTGCACAAATTCGACTTGTAAGTTCACATCCCGAGGTTTATGAACCATGTGATGATTCATTTGCACTGGTTGATGCGCTCCTAGCTGATCGAACTCACTTGTTAGAGCATCGACCAACTCTATGCATGGAAGTTGGTTGTGGTAGTGGATATGTTATTACTTCTCTGGCGCTTATGCTTGGACAGGAGGGTTCTGGGGCCTACTATATTGCAACTGATGTCAACCCTCATGCAGTGAGGGTGACCAGTGAGACATTGGCAGCACATGGGGTTTGTGCAGATCTGGTAACTGCTGACATTGCATCTGGACTGGAGAACAGACTGGCAGGATTGGTAGATGTTATGGTTGTGAATCCACCTTATGTGCCAACACCTGAAGAGGAAGTGGGTTGTGATGGGATTGTCTCGGCATGGGCTGGAGGGGAGAATGGACGGACtgttattgataaaatattgCCTATTGCCGACAAACTGTTGTCAGACAGGGGCTGGTTATATATGGTTACTCTTACCGCAAACAATCCCTCAGAAATATGCCGTCAGATGAGGAAGAAGGGTTATGCCTCGAGAATTGTTGTGCAGAGATCAACAGAAGAGGAGAGTCTCCATGTAGTTAAGTTTTGGCGAGATTTTGATGCTCAAGTAGAGGAAAATGAGACGGGGACGCTGAACAAAAAAGCCCCTGTTGGGTTCCTTGATTCTCTCCTTTCACAAGTTTTTGGATTGTCATTTTGGAGGCGCAATGATGGTAATGGTAGTTGA
- the LOC127794491 gene encoding uncharacterized protein LOC127794491 isoform X2, giving the protein MGLEPGGELSQTDQNIPKLELQFYTRRQILKNTINSNIPLTIEQSTSSNDGLSDSTSSHDFIEMPNRIAQIRLVSSHPEVYEPCDDSFALVDALLADRTHLLEHRPTLCMEVGCGSGYVITSLALMLGQEGSGAYYIATDVNPHAVRVTSETLAAHGVCADLVTADIASGLENRLAGLVDVMVVNPPYVPTPEEEVGCDGIVSAWAGGENGRTVIDKILPIADKLLSDRGWLYMVTLTANNPSEICRQMRKKGYASRIVVQRSTEEESLHVVKFWRDFDAQVEENETGTLNKKAPVGFLDSLLSQVFGLSFWRRNDGNGS; this is encoded by the exons ATGGGATTGGAACCAGGGGGAGAATTATCACAAACggatcaaaatattccaaaactGGAGCTTCAGTTTTATACAAGAAGGCAAATCCTGAAGAATACTATCAATTCGAATATTCCTCTAACAATTGAACAATCGACGTCTTCGAATGATGGGCTTTCCGATAGTACTTCTTCTCATG ATTTCATAGAGATGCCCAACAGAATTGCACAAATTCGACTTGTAAGTTCACATCCCGAGGTTTATGAACCATGTGATGATTCATTTGCACTGGTTGATGCGCTCCTAGCTGATCGAACTCACTTGTTAGAGCATCGACCAACTCTATGCATGGAAGTTGGTTGTGGTAGTGGATATGTTATTACTTCTCTGGCGCTTATGCTTGGACAGGAGGGTTCTGGGGCCTACTATATTGCAACTGATGTCAACCCTCATGCAGTGAGGGTGACCAGTGAGACATTGGCAGCACATGGGGTTTGTGCAGATCTGGTAACTGCTGACATTGCATCTGGACTGGAGAACAGACTGGCAGGATTGGTAGATGTTATGGTTGTGAATCCACCTTATGTGCCAACACCTGAAGAGGAAGTGGGTTGTGATGGGATTGTCTCGGCATGGGCTGGAGGGGAGAATGGACGGACtgttattgataaaatattgCCTATTGCCGACAAACTGTTGTCAGACAGGGGCTGGTTATATATGGTTACTCTTACCGCAAACAATCCCTCAGAAATATGCCGTCAGATGAGGAAGAAGGGTTATGCCTCGAGAATTGTTGTGCAGAGATCAACAGAAGAGGAGAGTCTCCATGTAGTTAAGTTTTGGCGAGATTTTGATGCTCAAGTAGAGGAAAATGAGACGGGGACGCTGAACAAAAAAGCCCCTGTTGGGTTCCTTGATTCTCTCCTTTCACAAGTTTTTGGATTGTCATTTTGGAGGCGCAATGATGGTAATGGTAGTTGA
- the LOC127794491 gene encoding uncharacterized protein LOC127794491 isoform X3: MGFCRNLKKKEQNGGRKQREKLRRKGEGFRRTQNFIEMPNRIAQIRLVSSHPEVYEPCDDSFALVDALLADRTHLLEHRPTLCMEVGCGSGYVITSLALMLGQEGSGAYYIATDVNPHAVRVTSETLAAHGVCADLVTADIASGLENRLAGLVDVMVVNPPYVPTPEEEVGCDGIVSAWAGGENGRTVIDKILPIADKLLSDRGWLYMVTLTANNPSEICRQMRKKGYASRIVVQRSTEEESLHVVKFWRDFDAQVEENETGTLNKKAPVGFLDSLLSQVFGLSFWRRNDGNGS, translated from the exons atgggattttgtaggaatttgaagaagaaagaacagaatggagggagaaaacagagggagaaattgagaagaaaagggGAAGGGTTCAGACGAACACAGA ATTTCATAGAGATGCCCAACAGAATTGCACAAATTCGACTTGTAAGTTCACATCCCGAGGTTTATGAACCATGTGATGATTCATTTGCACTGGTTGATGCGCTCCTAGCTGATCGAACTCACTTGTTAGAGCATCGACCAACTCTATGCATGGAAGTTGGTTGTGGTAGTGGATATGTTATTACTTCTCTGGCGCTTATGCTTGGACAGGAGGGTTCTGGGGCCTACTATATTGCAACTGATGTCAACCCTCATGCAGTGAGGGTGACCAGTGAGACATTGGCAGCACATGGGGTTTGTGCAGATCTGGTAACTGCTGACATTGCATCTGGACTGGAGAACAGACTGGCAGGATTGGTAGATGTTATGGTTGTGAATCCACCTTATGTGCCAACACCTGAAGAGGAAGTGGGTTGTGATGGGATTGTCTCGGCATGGGCTGGAGGGGAGAATGGACGGACtgttattgataaaatattgCCTATTGCCGACAAACTGTTGTCAGACAGGGGCTGGTTATATATGGTTACTCTTACCGCAAACAATCCCTCAGAAATATGCCGTCAGATGAGGAAGAAGGGTTATGCCTCGAGAATTGTTGTGCAGAGATCAACAGAAGAGGAGAGTCTCCATGTAGTTAAGTTTTGGCGAGATTTTGATGCTCAAGTAGAGGAAAATGAGACGGGGACGCTGAACAAAAAAGCCCCTGTTGGGTTCCTTGATTCTCTCCTTTCACAAGTTTTTGGATTGTCATTTTGGAGGCGCAATGATGGTAATGGTAGTTGA